A single region of the Jatrophihabitans sp. GAS493 genome encodes:
- a CDS encoding phosphoglyceromutase: MSATLILLRHGESDWNQKNLFTGWVDVDLTAKGEAEAKRGGELLLEHSLRPEVVHTSLLRRAIRTAQISLDTAELHWLPVRRSWRLNERHYGALQGKDKAAVRDEFGEEQFMLWRRSYDVPPPPLADDDEFSQVFDRRYRDLLETVPRTECLKDVVTRMLPYWYDAIVPDLRNGTVLIAAHGNSLRALIKHLDGLTDEAVVGLNVPTGIPLRYDLDETTFMPTGPGQYLDPDAASAAIEAVANQGKK, encoded by the coding sequence ATGAGCGCAACTCTTATCCTGCTCCGCCACGGCGAGAGCGACTGGAACCAGAAGAACCTCTTCACCGGTTGGGTCGACGTCGACCTCACCGCCAAGGGGGAGGCTGAGGCGAAGCGGGGCGGTGAGCTGCTGCTGGAGCACAGCCTGCGCCCAGAGGTGGTGCACACCTCGCTGCTGCGCCGGGCGATCCGCACCGCGCAGATCTCGCTGGACACCGCTGAGCTGCACTGGCTGCCGGTGCGCCGCTCCTGGCGGCTGAACGAGCGTCACTACGGCGCGCTGCAGGGCAAGGACAAGGCCGCCGTCCGCGATGAGTTCGGCGAGGAGCAGTTCATGCTCTGGCGCCGTTCCTACGACGTGCCGCCGCCGCCGCTGGCCGACGACGACGAGTTCAGTCAGGTCTTCGACCGGCGCTACCGCGACCTCCTGGAGACCGTTCCGCGCACCGAGTGCCTCAAGGACGTCGTCACCCGGATGCTGCCCTACTGGTATGACGCGATCGTGCCCGACCTGCGCAACGGGACGGTGCTCATCGCCGCCCACGGCAACTCGCTGCGGGCACTCATCAAGCACCTGGACGGGCTCACCGATGAGGCGGTCGTGGGGCTCAACGTGCCCACCGGCATCCCGCTGCGCTACGACCTGGACGAGACCACGTTCATGCCGACCGGCCCGGGGCAGTACCTCGACCCGGATGCCGCCTCGGCGGCGATCGAAGCGGTGGCCAACCAGGGCAAGAAGTAA
- a CDS encoding TetR/AcrR family transcriptional regulator: protein MPAVQPPGRPRSEAADAAILDATTALLAEIGWSGLTVEGVAARAGVAKTTVYRRWPGKDELALEAINRLKGPIVQAPGGSVRDDLVFLMETMRKHWVNSLHGQIMRRVAADGNERPEIYRTMRERLIRPRQEVTRAVLERGVAEGSIDPAVDLDLIVSALAAPVVLAVFTHQPRVTRAMIEFNVDMVLRGVAR from the coding sequence GTGCCCGCGGTTCAGCCGCCGGGCCGGCCGAGGAGCGAGGCGGCTGACGCGGCGATCCTGGACGCGACCACGGCGCTGCTGGCTGAGATCGGCTGGTCGGGTCTCACCGTCGAGGGCGTGGCCGCCCGGGCCGGGGTCGCCAAGACAACCGTCTACCGGCGGTGGCCGGGGAAGGATGAGCTGGCTCTGGAGGCGATCAATCGCCTCAAGGGGCCGATCGTGCAGGCGCCCGGCGGCAGCGTCCGGGATGACCTCGTCTTTCTGATGGAGACGATGCGCAAGCACTGGGTCAACAGCCTGCACGGCCAGATCATGCGTCGGGTCGCGGCCGACGGCAACGAGCGGCCGGAGATCTACCGCACGATGCGGGAGCGACTGATCCGCCCCCGGCAGGAGGTGACCCGAGCGGTGCTGGAGCGCGGGGTGGCCGAGGGCAGCATCGATCCGGCCGTGGATCTGGACTTGATCGTCTCGGCCCTGGCCGCCCCGGTCGTTCTCGCCGTCTTCACCCATCAGCCGCGGGTCACCCGGGCGATGATCGAGTTCAACGTCGACATGGTGCTGCGGGGCGTCGCCCGCTAG